CGCGCTCGAAGAAGTGCAGGACCTCACCGCTGGAGTCGCCGACGACCTGCACCTCGATGTGCCGCGGATTGATCACAGCCTCCTCGAGGTACATCGTCGGGTCGCCGAAGGCGGACTCGGCCTCACGCTGGGCGGCCTCGAGGGCCTCGCGCAGGTCCTCGCGCCGCGCGACCCGGCGCATGCCACGCCCACCGCCGCCGCTGACGGCCTTGACGAAGATCGGGAAGCCCGCCTCCTCGGCGGCCCTCTCCAGGACGTCCAGGTCGGTGCTCGCCTCGGACCCACCGAGGGTGGGCAGGCCGGCCGCCTTGGCCGCGGCGATGGCGCGCGCCTTGTTGCCGGTGAGCTCGAGGACCTGCGCCGGCGGGCCGATGAAGGTGATGCCGTGGGCGGCGCACTCCTCGGCGAGCTGGGGGTTCTCCGACAGGAACCCGTAGCCGGGGTAGATCGCGTCGACGTCGGCCTCGACCGCCACGCGCACGATCTCCTCGGGGTCGAGGTAGGCGCGGACCGGGTGGCCCTCCTCTCCGATGAGGTAGGCCTCGTCGGCCTTCATCCGGTGCTCCGACAGCCGGTCCTCCACGGGGTAGACGGCGACGGTCGTGGCGTCGAGCTCGGTGGCCGCGCGGAAGGCGCGGATGGCGATCTCGCCTCGGTTGGCGACGAGGATCTTGCGGAACATGGTGCCTCCGGGGTGTGAGGGCGGTCTCACCGCCGAAGGTAGCGGTCGGTACCGACGAAGGGGAGTCCGGTTCCCATCGTGGGAACGGGCATAGGCTCCCGGGCGTGAGCAACCAGAGCGATCGTGAGCGGTGGGTCTCCGAGGACCCGGTGCACAAGCGTGCCGACCGGGACGACTTCGCGCGCGATCGTGGGCGGCTCATCCACTCGGCGGCCCTGCGGCGGTTGTCGGCCAAGACGCAGGTGCTCGGTCCGGGCAGCGACGACTTCGTGCGCAACCGGCTGACCCACAGCCTCGAGGTCGCCCAGATCGGCCGGGAGTTCGGCGGGGCCCTCGGATGTCGTGCGGACGTGGTGGAGGTGGCCTGCCTCGCCCACGACCTGGGGCATCCCCCCTTCGGCCACAACGGCGAGACCGCGCTCAACAAGGTCGCGGACGCCATCGGTGGCTTCGAGGGCAATGCGCAGACGCTGCGCATCCTCACCCGGCTCGAGCCCAAGCGGGTGCACCCCGACGGTCGCCCGGCAGGGCTCAACCTCACCCGCGCCAGCCTCGACGCAGCCACCAAGTACCCGTGGCGACGTGGTCACGGACCCTCTCCCACACCGAAGTTCGGCGCCTACGAGGACGACCTGCCGGTCTTCGACTGGATGCGCGAAGGGGGTCCCGGCGGCTTCGTCCGCTGCCTCGAGGCGGATGTCATGGACTGGTCGGACGACGTGGCCTACTCGGTGCACGACGTCGAGGACGCCATCGCGTCCGGGCG
The genomic region above belongs to Janibacter limosus and contains:
- a CDS encoding deoxyguanosinetriphosphate triphosphohydrolase, giving the protein MSNQSDRERWVSEDPVHKRADRDDFARDRGRLIHSAALRRLSAKTQVLGPGSDDFVRNRLTHSLEVAQIGREFGGALGCRADVVEVACLAHDLGHPPFGHNGETALNKVADAIGGFEGNAQTLRILTRLEPKRVHPDGRPAGLNLTRASLDAATKYPWRRGHGPSPTPKFGAYEDDLPVFDWMREGGPGGFVRCLEADVMDWSDDVAYSVHDVEDAIASGRLELRQLRDAHETDAVLDMAVRFFAADLGRDAVGEGLERILATGAVPDSYDGSRAALAGLKDMTSRIIGRFVHAAEEATRAVHGPGDLGRYEARLVVPDDSLAEVAVLKAVAAHFVMFSGERDDEYLYQRQVVADLVRWFAADPEGRLDADLRYDLAAAGDDAARLRVVVDQVAGLTDVRALALHSAHC